The Oncorhynchus nerka isolate Pitt River linkage group LG9a, Oner_Uvic_2.0, whole genome shotgun sequence genome has a segment encoding these proteins:
- the LOC115134364 gene encoding anillin-like isoform X3: MDGEFRSGLATALKRHRDPLSDTEDNVHSSDVNDVQKRRRLEVLGEENVSPTKKFSTRDRHRYAELVKPDTPALCSVRSRVQQLTQRREGGHVLAQRCLSDPGSGVPSIKFQDGFKEHHLIGEAEFSSRVERFKSPTTPQASPLPANRWPRTLSNAVTNLQLKLEASDTPSSKQASRIRQEREEELRLIRAQPITENVFLKRSFSDSSLTERATPPVSSFSPWMMFRRSRRLQWPPFQPWNQADLNVTGDEPFGVKDGSFTETSVFTKVDGVEPPIQYTDNPVAIESKGDGEELGSSVVEEQMGSLQEKEMRSSVVELGSFVDEDIVGSPLGEKQVGSAVGEEEGVVQSQLEKVGDLLSEKMESSGVEEQGKAESILVDVQGEKSVLGEDQGELGPSLGPEQGEAANASAVSDREQGDSELLTDEELTDEPQSEARGLKKVTFILEPEMINDSALSELDSSSSWKRESMSETELSSRDETNTAEMIDLMFDEVLEAAAQGRMEEDTEDHNSGIATAMRGIEETDTELDKAEEGEDLEETKELDSSADELLSFPPSFILSPLSKSVEAVVTPMRLAANQLANPPSLLLTPEELTTPPADSAPLYSIDAYRTQRQSTKPAIQSVTPRVQRHAAEKSHPQHCVNTKERIMVLNEDAAKLQMVIKQTLQALSCCTDEDHGRGSLEEAEADKLLLVSCEKRAALLAEVARLKERGGSVSEDLEGGGGEGDSGMSQQPCRGTVSISSVQLPLKVEFVCSARTQTGRPTHYFFVLIRYGPCNIVATPLATAVDAQNGDTISFPTSITLQDIRSNFEIDVEVYSLSHTSGNTCNVDLRSSTKSRVTPRKLLSTIKRSNQNVTSSTMPPLNTQRTSNFSLVGSHKISLASLGQSKFPLDKMKFEGKIRRLLGDEFQEKVPFLSPLEGNIYLQLDSESHSNVQHQGFLTMFEVVNGFGAWHRRFFVLEGNHMSYWNHPNDRGSKAAEGSISLSSSSSQSVKPVMRDSCARPYTFELVSSVQTAQQDDQGALAKCWFSADTGEDRGDWMENLNQVLLDLHTWTRCTPEPC, encoded by the exons ATGGATGGGGAATTTCGAAGTGGGTTGGCGACAGCTTTGAAGAGACATAGAGACCCTTTGTCTGACACGGAAGACAATGTCCACTCGTCTG ATGTCAATGATGTTCAGAAAAGGCGTCGCCTGGAGGTGTTGGGCGAGGAGAATGTCAGCCCTACAAAGAAGTTTTCAACTAGAGATCGCCATCGGTATGCAGAGCTGGTGAAGCCTGACacccctgctctctgctctgtccgctccagagtacagcaACTAACCCAGAGACGTGAGG GAGGGCATGTGCTGGCTCAGAGATGCCTCTCTGATCCAGGGTCTGGGGTACCATCCATTAAATTCCAGGATGGATTCAAAGAGCACCATCTTATTG GTGAGGCAGAATTCAGCTCGCGGGTGGAGCGGTTTAAATCCCCCACCACTCCTCAGGCCAGCCCCCTGCCAGCCAACCGGTGGCCCCGTACCCTCTCCAACGCTGTTACCAACTTACAACTGAAACTCGAGGCCAGTGACACGCCCAGCTCCAAACAAGCCTCCCGCATACGCCAG gagagggaggaggagctgcGTCTCATAAGGGCCCAGCCAATCACAGAGAATGTCTTCCTAAAGCGAAGCTTCTCTGATTCCTCACTGACTGAG AGGGCGACCCCACCAGTCTCCTCATTCTCCCCTTGGATGATGTTTAGACGTAGCAGGAGACTGCAGTGGCCACCGTTCCAACCATGGAAT CAGGCAGACCTCAATGTGACTGGTGATGAACCTTTTGGGGTGAAGGACGGCAGCTTTACCGAGACATCTGTCTTCACTAAGGTCGATGGAGTGGAGCCTCCAATTCAATACACCG ATAATCCTGTGGCAATCGAGTCAAAAGGAGATGGTGAGGAGTTGGGTTCTTCTGTAGTTGAGGAGCAGATGGGGTCCCTACAAGAGAAGGAGATGAGGTCTTCTGTAGTTGAGTTGGGGTCCTTTGTAGATGAGGACATTGTGGGTTCCCCTTTAGGTGAGAAACAGGTGGGGTCTGCTGTAGGTGAAGAAGAGGGGGTAGTTCAGTCCCAACTAGAGAAGGTTGGGGACCTATTAAGTGAGAAGATGGAGTCTTCTGGAGTTGAAGAACAAGGAAAAGCAGAAAGTATTTTAGTTGACGTCCAGGGTGAGAAGTCTGTTCTAGGTGAAGACCAGGGGGAGTTGGGTCCTTCTTTGGGTCCAGAGCAGGGAGAGGCCGCAAACGCATCAGCTGTGTCAGACAGAGAACAAGGAGACTCTGAGCTTCTTACAGACGAGGAACTGACTGATGAACCACAGTCAGAGGCCAGAGGGTTAAAGAAAGTCACATTTATCCTGGAGCCAGAAATGATCAATGACTCAGCTCTGTCTGAGCTGGACTCTTCATCTAGCTGGAAAAGAGAAAGTATGTCAG AGACTGAGCTGAGCTCTCGCGATGAAACCAACACCGCTGAGATGATTGACCTAATGTTTGATGAGGTGCTGGAGGCTGCTGCCCAGGGAAGGATGGAAGAGGACACTGAGGATCACAATAGTGGCATAGCCACAGCGATGCGTGGAATAGAGGAAACAGACACAGAGTTGGACAAAGCTGAGGAGGGTGAAGACCTGGAAGAAACCAAGGAACTGGACTCCAGTGCAGATGAGCTGCTGTCCTTCCCACCCAGCtttatcctctcccctctcagcaAGTCTGTGGAAGCTGTGGTCACTCCTATG AGACTTGCAGCCAATCAGCTAGCCAACCCTCCATCCCTACTTCTGACTCCTGAAGAGCTGACCACTCCCCCTGCTGATAGTGCCCCTCTCTACAG CATCGATGCCTACCGCACTCAGAGACAGAGCACCAAGCCAGCCATTCAGAGTGTAACCCCAAGGGTGCAGAGGCATGCCGCTGAGAAGTCTCACCCCCAGCACTGTGTCAACACCAAGGAAAGGATCATG GTTCTGAATGAGGATGCTGCCAAGCTGCAGATGGTCATCAAACAGACGTTGCAGGCCCTGAGCTGCTGCACTGACGAGGACCACGGCAGGGGCTCCCTGGAGGAGGCAGAGGCTGATAAACTGCTGCTCGTCTCCT GTGAGAAGCGGGCAGCCCTGCTGGCTGAGGTggccaggctgaaggagagggggGGCTCAGTCTCTGAGGATCTAGAGGGGGGTGGTGGTGAGGGGGACTCCGGCATGTCCCAGCAGCCCTGCAGGGGCACCGTCAGCATCAGCAGtgtccagctccctctcaaggtGGAGTTTGTCTGCTCTGCCCGCACACAAACAG GTCGGCCCACTCATTATTTCTTTGTCCTGATTCGTTATGGACCCTGCAACATCGTTGCGACCCCATTGGCCACGGCAGTGGACGCCCAGAATGGCGACACCATCTCCTTCCCCACCTCCATCACCCT GCAGGACATTCGCTCCAACTTTGAGATTGATGTGGAGGTCTACAGCCTG TCCCACACCTCAGGGAACACCTGCAATGTAGATCTCCGCAGCTCCACCAAGTCAAGG GTCACTCCAAGGAAGCTTCTAAGCACCATCAAG AGATCCAACCAAAATGTAACAT CTTCTACCATGCCGCCCCTAAACACCCAGCGCACCAGCAACTTCTCTCTGGTTGGTTCTCACAAGATCTCCCTGGCCTCCCTGGGCCAGAGCAAGTTCCCCCTGGACAAG ATGAAGTTTGAAGGCAAAATCAGGAGACTCCTGGGAGATGAGTTTCAGGAAAAG GTGCCCTTCCTGTCTCCACTAGAGGGAAACATATACCTGCAACTGGACAGCGAGAGCCACTCTAATGTCCAGCACCAGGGCTTCCTT aCAATGTTTGAGGTGGTGAATGGATTTGGAGCTTGGCATCGGCGCTTCTTTGTCCTGGAGGGAAACCACATGTCCTATTGGAACCACCCCAATGACAGAGGCAGCAAG GCAGCAGAAGGCAGCATCTCCCTGTCTAGTTCCTCTAGTCAGAGTGTGAAGCCAGTGATGAGAGACTCCTGTGCTCGCCCCTATACTTTTGAACTGGTCAGCAGCGTCCAGACTGCACAACAGGATGACCAGGGCGCTCTGGCCAA GTGCTGGTTCTCAGCAGATACTGGGGAGGATCGAGGGGACTGGATGGAGAACCTGAACCAGGTTCTCCTGGACCTGCATACCTGGACTCGCTGCACCCCTGAACCATGCTAA
- the LOC115134364 gene encoding anillin-like isoform X7 yields MDGEFRSGLATALKRHRDPLSDTEDNVHSSDVNDVQKRRRLEVLGEENVSPTKKFSTRDRHRYAELVKPDTPALCSVRSRVQQLTQRREGGVLFTGGHVLAQRCLSDPGSGVPSIKFQDGFKEHHLIGEAEFSSRVERFKSPTTPQASPLPANRWPRTLSNAVTNLQLKLEASDTPSSKQASRIRQEREEELRLIRAQPITENVFLKRSFSDSSLTERATPPVSSFSPWMMFRRSRRLQWPPFQPWNQADLNVTGDEPFGVKDGSFTETSVFTKVDGVEPPIQYTETELSSRDETNTAEMIDLMFDEVLEAAAQGRMEEDTEDHNSGIATAMRGIEETDTELDKAEEGEDLEETKELDSSADELLSFPPSFILSPLSKSVEAVVTPMRLAANQLANPPSLLLTPEELTTPPADSAPLYSIDAYRTQRQSTKPAIQSVTPRVQRHAAEKSHPQHCVNTKERIMVLNEDAAKLQMVIKQTLQALSCCTDEDHGRGSLEEAEADKLLLVSCEKRAALLAEVARLKERGGSVSEDLEGGGGEGDSGMSQQPCRGTVSISSVQLPLKVEFVCSARTQTGRPTHYFFVLIRYGPCNIVATPLATAVDAQNGDTISFPTSITLQDIRSNFEIDVEVYSLSHTSGNTCNVDLRSSTKSRVTPRKLLSTIKRSNQNVTSSTMPPLNTQRTSNFSLVGSHKISLASLGQSKFPLDKMKFEGKIRRLLGDEFQEKVPFLSPLEGNIYLQLDSESHSNVQHQGFLTMFEVVNGFGAWHRRFFVLEGNHMSYWNHPNDRGSKAAEGSISLSSSSSQSVKPVMRDSCARPYTFELVSSVQTAQQDDQGALAKCWFSADTGEDRGDWMENLNQVLLDLHTWTRCTPEPC; encoded by the exons ATGGATGGGGAATTTCGAAGTGGGTTGGCGACAGCTTTGAAGAGACATAGAGACCCTTTGTCTGACACGGAAGACAATGTCCACTCGTCTG ATGTCAATGATGTTCAGAAAAGGCGTCGCCTGGAGGTGTTGGGCGAGGAGAATGTCAGCCCTACAAAGAAGTTTTCAACTAGAGATCGCCATCGGTATGCAGAGCTGGTGAAGCCTGACacccctgctctctgctctgtccgctccagagtacagcaACTAACCCAGAGACGTGAGG GGGGTGTTTTGTTTACAGGAGGGCATGTGCTGGCTCAGAGATGCCTCTCTGATCCAGGGTCTGGGGTACCATCCATTAAATTCCAGGATGGATTCAAAGAGCACCATCTTATTG GTGAGGCAGAATTCAGCTCGCGGGTGGAGCGGTTTAAATCCCCCACCACTCCTCAGGCCAGCCCCCTGCCAGCCAACCGGTGGCCCCGTACCCTCTCCAACGCTGTTACCAACTTACAACTGAAACTCGAGGCCAGTGACACGCCCAGCTCCAAACAAGCCTCCCGCATACGCCAG gagagggaggaggagctgcGTCTCATAAGGGCCCAGCCAATCACAGAGAATGTCTTCCTAAAGCGAAGCTTCTCTGATTCCTCACTGACTGAG AGGGCGACCCCACCAGTCTCCTCATTCTCCCCTTGGATGATGTTTAGACGTAGCAGGAGACTGCAGTGGCCACCGTTCCAACCATGGAAT CAGGCAGACCTCAATGTGACTGGTGATGAACCTTTTGGGGTGAAGGACGGCAGCTTTACCGAGACATCTGTCTTCACTAAGGTCGATGGAGTGGAGCCTCCAATTCAATACACCG AGACTGAGCTGAGCTCTCGCGATGAAACCAACACCGCTGAGATGATTGACCTAATGTTTGATGAGGTGCTGGAGGCTGCTGCCCAGGGAAGGATGGAAGAGGACACTGAGGATCACAATAGTGGCATAGCCACAGCGATGCGTGGAATAGAGGAAACAGACACAGAGTTGGACAAAGCTGAGGAGGGTGAAGACCTGGAAGAAACCAAGGAACTGGACTCCAGTGCAGATGAGCTGCTGTCCTTCCCACCCAGCtttatcctctcccctctcagcaAGTCTGTGGAAGCTGTGGTCACTCCTATG AGACTTGCAGCCAATCAGCTAGCCAACCCTCCATCCCTACTTCTGACTCCTGAAGAGCTGACCACTCCCCCTGCTGATAGTGCCCCTCTCTACAG CATCGATGCCTACCGCACTCAGAGACAGAGCACCAAGCCAGCCATTCAGAGTGTAACCCCAAGGGTGCAGAGGCATGCCGCTGAGAAGTCTCACCCCCAGCACTGTGTCAACACCAAGGAAAGGATCATG GTTCTGAATGAGGATGCTGCCAAGCTGCAGATGGTCATCAAACAGACGTTGCAGGCCCTGAGCTGCTGCACTGACGAGGACCACGGCAGGGGCTCCCTGGAGGAGGCAGAGGCTGATAAACTGCTGCTCGTCTCCT GTGAGAAGCGGGCAGCCCTGCTGGCTGAGGTggccaggctgaaggagagggggGGCTCAGTCTCTGAGGATCTAGAGGGGGGTGGTGGTGAGGGGGACTCCGGCATGTCCCAGCAGCCCTGCAGGGGCACCGTCAGCATCAGCAGtgtccagctccctctcaaggtGGAGTTTGTCTGCTCTGCCCGCACACAAACAG GTCGGCCCACTCATTATTTCTTTGTCCTGATTCGTTATGGACCCTGCAACATCGTTGCGACCCCATTGGCCACGGCAGTGGACGCCCAGAATGGCGACACCATCTCCTTCCCCACCTCCATCACCCT GCAGGACATTCGCTCCAACTTTGAGATTGATGTGGAGGTCTACAGCCTG TCCCACACCTCAGGGAACACCTGCAATGTAGATCTCCGCAGCTCCACCAAGTCAAGG GTCACTCCAAGGAAGCTTCTAAGCACCATCAAG AGATCCAACCAAAATGTAACAT CTTCTACCATGCCGCCCCTAAACACCCAGCGCACCAGCAACTTCTCTCTGGTTGGTTCTCACAAGATCTCCCTGGCCTCCCTGGGCCAGAGCAAGTTCCCCCTGGACAAG ATGAAGTTTGAAGGCAAAATCAGGAGACTCCTGGGAGATGAGTTTCAGGAAAAG GTGCCCTTCCTGTCTCCACTAGAGGGAAACATATACCTGCAACTGGACAGCGAGAGCCACTCTAATGTCCAGCACCAGGGCTTCCTT aCAATGTTTGAGGTGGTGAATGGATTTGGAGCTTGGCATCGGCGCTTCTTTGTCCTGGAGGGAAACCACATGTCCTATTGGAACCACCCCAATGACAGAGGCAGCAAG GCAGCAGAAGGCAGCATCTCCCTGTCTAGTTCCTCTAGTCAGAGTGTGAAGCCAGTGATGAGAGACTCCTGTGCTCGCCCCTATACTTTTGAACTGGTCAGCAGCGTCCAGACTGCACAACAGGATGACCAGGGCGCTCTGGCCAA GTGCTGGTTCTCAGCAGATACTGGGGAGGATCGAGGGGACTGGATGGAGAACCTGAACCAGGTTCTCCTGGACCTGCATACCTGGACTCGCTGCACCCCTGAACCATGCTAA
- the LOC115134364 gene encoding anillin-like isoform X8 produces the protein MDGEFRSGLATALKRHRDPLSDTEDNVHSSDVNDVQKRRRLEVLGEENVSPTKKFSTRDRHRYAELVKPDTPALCSVRSRVQQLTQRREGGHVLAQRCLSDPGSGVPSIKFQDGFKEHHLIGEAEFSSRVERFKSPTTPQASPLPANRWPRTLSNAVTNLQLKLEASDTPSSKQASRIRQEREEELRLIRAQPITENVFLKRSFSDSSLTERATPPVSSFSPWMMFRRSRRLQWPPFQPWNQADLNVTGDEPFGVKDGSFTETSVFTKVDGVEPPIQYTETELSSRDETNTAEMIDLMFDEVLEAAAQGRMEEDTEDHNSGIATAMRGIEETDTELDKAEEGEDLEETKELDSSADELLSFPPSFILSPLSKSVEAVVTPMRLAANQLANPPSLLLTPEELTTPPADSAPLYSIDAYRTQRQSTKPAIQSVTPRVQRHAAEKSHPQHCVNTKERIMVLNEDAAKLQMVIKQTLQALSCCTDEDHGRGSLEEAEADKLLLVSCEKRAALLAEVARLKERGGSVSEDLEGGGGEGDSGMSQQPCRGTVSISSVQLPLKVEFVCSARTQTGRPTHYFFVLIRYGPCNIVATPLATAVDAQNGDTISFPTSITLQDIRSNFEIDVEVYSLSHTSGNTCNVDLRSSTKSRVTPRKLLSTIKRSNQNVTSSTMPPLNTQRTSNFSLVGSHKISLASLGQSKFPLDKMKFEGKIRRLLGDEFQEKVPFLSPLEGNIYLQLDSESHSNVQHQGFLTMFEVVNGFGAWHRRFFVLEGNHMSYWNHPNDRGSKAAEGSISLSSSSSQSVKPVMRDSCARPYTFELVSSVQTAQQDDQGALAKCWFSADTGEDRGDWMENLNQVLLDLHTWTRCTPEPC, from the exons ATGGATGGGGAATTTCGAAGTGGGTTGGCGACAGCTTTGAAGAGACATAGAGACCCTTTGTCTGACACGGAAGACAATGTCCACTCGTCTG ATGTCAATGATGTTCAGAAAAGGCGTCGCCTGGAGGTGTTGGGCGAGGAGAATGTCAGCCCTACAAAGAAGTTTTCAACTAGAGATCGCCATCGGTATGCAGAGCTGGTGAAGCCTGACacccctgctctctgctctgtccgctccagagtacagcaACTAACCCAGAGACGTGAGG GAGGGCATGTGCTGGCTCAGAGATGCCTCTCTGATCCAGGGTCTGGGGTACCATCCATTAAATTCCAGGATGGATTCAAAGAGCACCATCTTATTG GTGAGGCAGAATTCAGCTCGCGGGTGGAGCGGTTTAAATCCCCCACCACTCCTCAGGCCAGCCCCCTGCCAGCCAACCGGTGGCCCCGTACCCTCTCCAACGCTGTTACCAACTTACAACTGAAACTCGAGGCCAGTGACACGCCCAGCTCCAAACAAGCCTCCCGCATACGCCAG gagagggaggaggagctgcGTCTCATAAGGGCCCAGCCAATCACAGAGAATGTCTTCCTAAAGCGAAGCTTCTCTGATTCCTCACTGACTGAG AGGGCGACCCCACCAGTCTCCTCATTCTCCCCTTGGATGATGTTTAGACGTAGCAGGAGACTGCAGTGGCCACCGTTCCAACCATGGAAT CAGGCAGACCTCAATGTGACTGGTGATGAACCTTTTGGGGTGAAGGACGGCAGCTTTACCGAGACATCTGTCTTCACTAAGGTCGATGGAGTGGAGCCTCCAATTCAATACACCG AGACTGAGCTGAGCTCTCGCGATGAAACCAACACCGCTGAGATGATTGACCTAATGTTTGATGAGGTGCTGGAGGCTGCTGCCCAGGGAAGGATGGAAGAGGACACTGAGGATCACAATAGTGGCATAGCCACAGCGATGCGTGGAATAGAGGAAACAGACACAGAGTTGGACAAAGCTGAGGAGGGTGAAGACCTGGAAGAAACCAAGGAACTGGACTCCAGTGCAGATGAGCTGCTGTCCTTCCCACCCAGCtttatcctctcccctctcagcaAGTCTGTGGAAGCTGTGGTCACTCCTATG AGACTTGCAGCCAATCAGCTAGCCAACCCTCCATCCCTACTTCTGACTCCTGAAGAGCTGACCACTCCCCCTGCTGATAGTGCCCCTCTCTACAG CATCGATGCCTACCGCACTCAGAGACAGAGCACCAAGCCAGCCATTCAGAGTGTAACCCCAAGGGTGCAGAGGCATGCCGCTGAGAAGTCTCACCCCCAGCACTGTGTCAACACCAAGGAAAGGATCATG GTTCTGAATGAGGATGCTGCCAAGCTGCAGATGGTCATCAAACAGACGTTGCAGGCCCTGAGCTGCTGCACTGACGAGGACCACGGCAGGGGCTCCCTGGAGGAGGCAGAGGCTGATAAACTGCTGCTCGTCTCCT GTGAGAAGCGGGCAGCCCTGCTGGCTGAGGTggccaggctgaaggagagggggGGCTCAGTCTCTGAGGATCTAGAGGGGGGTGGTGGTGAGGGGGACTCCGGCATGTCCCAGCAGCCCTGCAGGGGCACCGTCAGCATCAGCAGtgtccagctccctctcaaggtGGAGTTTGTCTGCTCTGCCCGCACACAAACAG GTCGGCCCACTCATTATTTCTTTGTCCTGATTCGTTATGGACCCTGCAACATCGTTGCGACCCCATTGGCCACGGCAGTGGACGCCCAGAATGGCGACACCATCTCCTTCCCCACCTCCATCACCCT GCAGGACATTCGCTCCAACTTTGAGATTGATGTGGAGGTCTACAGCCTG TCCCACACCTCAGGGAACACCTGCAATGTAGATCTCCGCAGCTCCACCAAGTCAAGG GTCACTCCAAGGAAGCTTCTAAGCACCATCAAG AGATCCAACCAAAATGTAACAT CTTCTACCATGCCGCCCCTAAACACCCAGCGCACCAGCAACTTCTCTCTGGTTGGTTCTCACAAGATCTCCCTGGCCTCCCTGGGCCAGAGCAAGTTCCCCCTGGACAAG ATGAAGTTTGAAGGCAAAATCAGGAGACTCCTGGGAGATGAGTTTCAGGAAAAG GTGCCCTTCCTGTCTCCACTAGAGGGAAACATATACCTGCAACTGGACAGCGAGAGCCACTCTAATGTCCAGCACCAGGGCTTCCTT aCAATGTTTGAGGTGGTGAATGGATTTGGAGCTTGGCATCGGCGCTTCTTTGTCCTGGAGGGAAACCACATGTCCTATTGGAACCACCCCAATGACAGAGGCAGCAAG GCAGCAGAAGGCAGCATCTCCCTGTCTAGTTCCTCTAGTCAGAGTGTGAAGCCAGTGATGAGAGACTCCTGTGCTCGCCCCTATACTTTTGAACTGGTCAGCAGCGTCCAGACTGCACAACAGGATGACCAGGGCGCTCTGGCCAA GTGCTGGTTCTCAGCAGATACTGGGGAGGATCGAGGGGACTGGATGGAGAACCTGAACCAGGTTCTCCTGGACCTGCATACCTGGACTCGCTGCACCCCTGAACCATGCTAA